GGATGGGTCATGTTTCACACCTTCCTTTATCCCATTAGGCCTGGTGCAGGGGCTTGTATATCTCAGGTAGCTGTTATACATTGACTGAAAGAATTTGTTTTAAAGGAGTGAGTTTATGGCTAATGTACATCTCAGAATTTGCCATAGTTGGGAACAGAAGTATTGAGAAGACCTACAATTTGAAAAAGTGAATTGGCTGTCTTAATCTGTAATTATCGTTGACTTGCCCAGTTTGAAATTGGGAAGAGGTAGTGCATGATGTGGTAAAATGGTCCTACCCCAGTTTTTTCATGAAATCATCGCCCGgaccataaaatttaaaaaaaacatttgtaGTTTGTATCATTGGAGTGAAACCAAATGCTGGCCTCCACATATAAGTCttataataaaataagatttaaaaaaagatttcctgTTCAAATACTTATTTTTGATTTTCAGAGAAGTCAATCAAAATTGAACTTTGAAGATGTTTGCTGACAGGCAGAGAATGGTTTATCTTAAGTAATTAATTCAGGGAGCCATCGGAATTGGAAGTGATCAGGACAGTGGAACTGTGAAATTATGTAGAGCTACTGCATGATGTTTGGGCCATGTTATTTGCTGGTTTGGAAAAGAACCTTGGCTTTGGAATATGGCTTTGAACATATGGCCGATGAGAACAGCATGTGAAGCATTGGGGTAAAGGTTGGCTGGAGCAGACAGCAGGGGGCCCTAAATAGTACTGGAGTAAATATTTACTTGCAAAAATTGTCCTTGGGTTGCTTGGATGCCTGTTGATTGATGTTAAACTAGCCTCATGGAGTATTGATGTCATAGGATCATCACCAGTCCAAAATCCTGTTGTTAATCAGGATGTGGGAGGTTAAATTCAGTTTCATTCATCTACGTGGGCTGAGTGGGATTTGAGCAGATAACACAGTGAATTCCAACACAGCTTGCTTTTAGGTGCTTGAAGTCTTTTACTCTGAATTAAATAAATGCTCAGACTGATTATCTAGGACCTgctcccctcttcttcccctttGGATACCTGAGAAGTTTGGTGAACAGAAACTTGTTGGTTGGTCTTGTGGTCTGTTTTCATAACAGGCTCTGATAGAACCTAGAGAATTTTTCCAGCTGTATGTTAAACGAGGTTCTTCTAGAAACCAGAGCCCCTGTATTTCCTCACTTCTTAGATGTTTGTCCAGTGCTCTCCATTCAGGATTCCTTCCTAGGACCACTTCCATTGCTTATTTCCTTGTGCACAGGCATGGTTTTTCATTTCCAGTATTGCATCATCTGTTTCATTAGTTACAGTTTAGCTTGATGTCCCTTGGGAGCAAATTAGCCACCTTGCTAAGCTTATGAGCAGAGCTTCAATTGTAATCAGCTGCATAGTTGTTTACttctcaggaagagaaagaattccTCAGATGGCTAATGTCACCCATTTTATGTGGGTTCTTAGTAGTTGAGATTGAGAGAATATTCTGAAACATTCCAAaattttttccatcatttttacGGTCTGTAGTTAGAGAGGCAGTCCTTTTTATCTAGTCACTTCCTAGTTAAGTACAGGAGGCAAGAACCTGTACTGTTAGCTCTGAATTCCCTCTTTCCCATGCATGTCTCTTGAGACtatctttaaacttttttctttgtttattgttaGAATTCACCATCTCagtctctgctttcttttcttgtcaCTTAACCACTTCCTGATGTAGctgtttcctttgaaaacaggAAAGAACCGGAGGCTGAAGCAGGCCAAAGAAGAAGCCCAGGCTGAAATTGAACAGTACCGCCTGCAGAGGGAGAAGGAGTTCAAGGCCAAGGAGGCTGCGGTGGGCCTGGTTTATTTTCAGTGCTGCCTTAGTTTCCTGAggtttccttctcctccccttccccttcggCTCACAGAATATTTGGCATAGCTCAGCTGTTCTGATTCTGgctgaaatttgaaaatttggTTATTGGATGCTTAGGCTGAATCTCTTAGGGtgatcagtttttgttttttaaaaatttttttcttttcttttcttttttctgttagtggaggtactcaggattgaacccagaacctcatgcatgctaagcatgtgctcttccactgagctctTCTGCCCCctggccccttctctccccagagTGATCAGTTTTTAACTAACATTGAATTCTAGTCTACACTTACCctgttaaattattaaattattaatagaTATCATTATAAAGTATAATCATACATAAGGaatgtaatatttaatatatatgttaaatatagaTATTATTAAATATCTGTTGTACAGTTACTGTATGCCAGGTCCTATGCCAGATGCTAGGACATCAGCTACGAACAGAAATGGACATGGTCCTCATGGAACTTAGCTTACAGTCTGGTGGTCAGGGACACTTAGTAATAAAATGTAAGTCATGCAAATGGACAGCTGATGAGGGCTGTGATGGTCATAAGCATAAATCAGGTGGAGCCCCACTTTAATAGATAGGCTCTTACCAGTGGATAGGCTAGAGCACAGTGCGTAAGATGCATATAATAACAGTACAAAAACAGATCACAGAAAGTACAGAGGGAAATTCtggaaaggagaaaggatggaAGAGGCTTCATAGAGAAAAGAACCTTTATCAGGACTCTTGGATACGGATAACAGAAGACTggaatttattgaaatatatgatTAGAAACCCAGGTGAAGACTTCACTATTTTGACCTAGGAGCTTAGTTAATGCTTTCAGGACTGTTTCCCTCTCTCATCCCTGCCTTAGCCTTGTGGGCTTCATTCTCAAGTTCTATATTGTGGCTTCCACTAGTTCCAGGCACACACCACCCCCCCCAGGGCCAACAGTGGTTAAAGGCTCACGCCTCCCTCTTAGCAGTAAGTAGCAAAAGGTTCATTCCTCTTTGCACTGGGCAGTGACAGTGCCGTTCAAACTTAAAATGGGTCTCTGACTCAAACTGGGCAGACTGGTGCTGTAAAATGTCAGACTGCCCACAAGACAGTGTAGAAATAGTTTTGTCAGGGCAGCCATCTCATCCTGTTTTTACATCTCTGCTGCAGCTGCTTGGGAAGACAGTCTCGATAATGCACTGCAAGCGTGAGCTCTTGAGTTTTTCTAGCAGCGTTGCATGGCACCCTCTTCACTTGTGGGACAGCATCTTGTGCTTGCATACCGTGTACATATTCAAAGAACAGAGGtagtgcccctccccacccccactgagtAGGGGttatggacttttaaaaatatgaatgagcAACTGAGGCAGCCATTATGAAGTGCTCCAGGTATTCCTGTAGTGTGAACAGTGATAGTATGAGGAGCCCTGGGTTTGAACCTTTGCCTGTTCACTTGGACCTCTGagccctggtttcctcatctgtggaaagGGGAGTGAGAGCCTCCTAATAGGTTATGGAGGAATAGGTAACAGGTCACATGAGACAATGCTCTGTGAACTAATGTGGTACCCAGATACGAAGAAGGGATACAGTCGTTCACATACGTAATGAGGCAGCAGCAGGTTAGGCAATGAAAAGGGTCAGACACAAAGTGATGCCTTAAGAAGCTGATAGGTCACATTCTAATAAAGTAGGCACAACAGTTAATGAGAAGACAGTAgacagtaaaagaaaatttatgcaTCAGTGTATGTTAAATTGTAAATGGAAACTGAAATGCTAAGACATCCATGTGCCAAAACTTCAAGCAATaacacagcaaaaaataaaataaaaattaaaatttttaaaaaggtttgcagtactaaatattaaaaaataataataataagtaacaCCGGGCAACAATGAGAGGATAGGTTGCTTCTCACCCAGACCTATAATCCTCCTCAGAAACAGTCACTGTTCTGCATGCTTctagaatatttatatttgaaaggaCAGGTGTCCTGTATTGATATACCAGTGAAACTAAAATGTTAACCAATAATAGTGAGACTATATTCCTCCTAAATTGCTTCTTccttgtgtttattattttttaagagctttttttccttcccaacacCATATATCTccccttttaaaactgcacaaGGAGACTTATTACTAGCCACCAGGCCTCAGTTGTTAGGTCTTTAGGTTCATTCCAGCCTGTGGTTAAGGCTGCACATTAGACTCCATAGAGAGATGGAACTGTGTCACCCTCTGGGATAATTTCCTAGCAGTGGCAGTGCTGTGCAGTTTACCTTGGATAGATGTTGAAAGGCTACCGAAGTGGTTGTATCACCTTATGCTCCCCTTAACTGTGGGAGCGCCCACTTCTCACTGGCTCCTCAGTCACAATGTTACGTCGCCTACTGCTGGTAATTTATATTCATGATGAGTCGGGTTTCTTCAAAAATAAGGAAGTTGCTTATTAAACAGTGTTCCCGGCCAACGGGAGCACCGTCCTGATGTTCCCGTCTGTCATTGCTCCCCGGCTCCAGGCTCTGGGATCCCACGGCAGCTGCAGCACTGAGGTGGAGAAGGACACCCAGGAGAAGATGACCATCCTCCAGACCTACTTCCGGCAGAACAGGGATGAAGTCTTGGATAAACTCTTGGCCTTTGTCTGCGACATCCGGCCCGAAATCCACGAAAACTACCGCATAAACGGataggggaggaaggaagacgtGCCCGTTCCATGGCTGGCGTTTTAGATGCCTTCATGGAATGGGAAGCTTTAGCAGGGCTTGAGTTATATTCTTGTGAAAAGGCATtaaattatttctgtatattacgTAGTAGGTTCCTTCACTTTTTGCAGAATAGCAAATCTAGCTTCTTCATACAAACTTAGAGCTTATCcaaagatttttatctttttacctCATATTTCTTAGCAATTTAATGCATATACGTTGTTTTCTTATGcctttttgctcaagcagcatatatatatcaatactgaatttttctttcttagatatagttaaacttttttttttttttcttaagaaagaaagggattaaaaattttttttccctaaagcttTCTTGAAGGTCAGGGGCTTTATCTATGAAAAAGTAGTGAATAGTTACTTGTAATCTACATGAATCAGCAGCCAGCCTTAAAACAGTCCTTTCTGGCTAAGGGTTAGAACAATGAGTACTAGTATAATTGTTCAGGCTGCTTTCAGTGTCTCTTAATCAAAATTACTAGATGATAGAATTCAGGAACTTGTCACATGTTATTACTTGGTGTACTGATACTCATTTAAAAGTAAAGACTCTGTCATACACTTTCCTCTCCCTCTGGTTTATCTTTTTTTGATACTGCAAAATTCACTTTGAACCCAGATGTTCCGGAGAATTtcacttaagaaaattaaattagcaCATGTATTCCACacacatatttagaaaatattcatgGCCTGTCTCGCTCCCTCCTTTTCGGAGACGGCCTGCACTCAGTCtacggagtgtgtatctacttttactttaatgtgagcacccaacccccacacctcatggcctgtctttcgccttctgaaacagcctacactcaaTACAGTATGtgtctctaaataaatctgccttactcaaaaaaaaaattcatggtaTGCATCTTCACAGGAAGGAAATCACTTGTGATTTCACCCTACAGCTGTTTTGAAAAACAATAGACAGCTAGTAAATCTGAAGTTTGCCTTTTTTCTAGAGCACTCTGTCCTGGGACACGTTGGGTACAGTGTCAGGCATAGTTCCTTCCCAGTGGGCTAAGTGCTCTGTGTGGTGCCTGTAGTACCTTCGTACCAGCACTGAAGCATTAAATGCCCTCTGATCCTCTGTTAGCTGAAAGTCTTTGACTGCAAGATAATTTCTGTAGGTAGAAACAATTGAAAGGGGACGTTACAGGATTTCCTTGCTTGTCCTGAAACGGCGAGAGAATTagatgacctttaaaaaaaagtagtgtaTTTTATGTGAGTGAGAAAGGGTTGATCTTGGGCCACTTCTGTTTCTAGTTACTGTTCCTTTTTATAGAATTCCTCAAAAGAATTTTCTGTAtgagcttttctattttttactgTTAAAGCAGCCCAGTCAGGCTGGCCACGTCATGGAAACTGCTTGTCACGGTCACCAGTGATAACCAGATTGAGGTCCAGTCCTCCTCTGCCTGACCTTCAGTGCTGTTGGACGGGCTGGACTGTTCCCTTCTTGAGCCACTCTCCACGCTCCTTCTGCAGTGACGTGCTGCCTCACTTCTCAGTCTCTTGCTGGTTCCTCATCTTCCCAAGATTTGTTCTTGGATGTCTCTACACTCACTCCCCTTGTTGAGACCATGTATGTTTCATAGCTTTGACAGCATCAGTGTTGAAGAACCCAGATTTCTATCTCCAACTTACATCTCCTAAACTCATTTCTTAGATTGCttatttaatgttttgatttaGATACGTTCTAAGCATCTCCCATCTTAAACGTGTCCCAAACTACACATGGTTTTGTTAGGACTTAGCTTATGGCATTGCTAAGTGTGGTGACGCCAGGCCTGCCTACTGCAGGTACAGATTTCCCAAACTGGAGGACCATGAGGAGGAACACCTGTGTTCACCGGTTTAGACCCAGAGTCTATAACTTGGTGGCCACTAGTGTTTTCATCCTGGATTAATAGGGTTGTATGCAGTTTGACTGACTTTTCTAGCCAACCAGCTGAATCTTGCTAACGTTGCAGAAGCAACAGAAGGAAGTATTTCAAAGGGGGATATGATCTAGGGTCAGTTGAGAGGACAAAGTCAGATCTGAAAAGAGCTTGGTGACCTGGGAGACAAGAATCTAAATGGTTTTGGCTGTAAAGGGTTCAGGAGGGAGAGGCCGCAGTGGCTGATGGAGCGGGTGGTCTGAGGGAGGTGATCGTGTGTTTAAGTGCTGGTGGGGAAGGGAATAGAGGGAGTGAGATGGGAGAAAGGCGTTCTAGGTGGGGTGAGATCCTCAAGTGGTCCACGAAGTCCAGGGTTCAGGTAGAGGGATTAATTCTGTGGTAGTCAACTTTGGCAGTCCCCAGTGAAAATGGTGGCTGCTCAGGCCACTACTAGGCCAGTGGAATCGGTCTCTGGAGTGGGGTCAggatgaagattttttttttaatttgccttgaCGGGATTCCATTGTGGCCTGACATGAGAAATTAGCACCTGGTAGGTTCTTTGACCACTAAGACATGCAGGTGTGTTGGTTCTGATGTGGAATGAACCTCAACATAACACAATGCAGAGCATATAAAGATAAACACGTGCTTGTGCTTCTAAATGCAGCGTATATATGGAAGACAGAATAAACTGGTGGTAACAGTGATCATCTCAGAAGAGAAGGTCTGGGCTGTGGTGGGAAGGTTAGTTTTCATACACTTAATCTATAGGGATGTTCAGCAGtgtccttggcctctacccattagatgccagtagtaccccttcagttgtgacaaccaaaaatacctTCATTGTCTGATGTTCCCTGGGGGCCCAGatcacccccagttgagaaccactgttctacagctacaacagaattttattaaaaataccacACATGATTCCTGGAACATTccagtgctcaacaaatgtctcCCAATTTTCTAAAGTTTGCCTGTCCCTTTCTCATCCTAATCATCCTTGATTACAAGTCTGATAATAGCTGTTATTGGTCAGGATAGGATACACTCTGGAGTCTTAGTGGCTTAatacaacaaagatttatttcttacaaTGATACAAGTTGGGTGACCAGGGCAGCTGTTCATGTGGCAACACAGTGACTCAGACTACCTCCATGTTGTGGCGCTACCATTTTAGCACATGGTTTCCATGATTGCAGAGGCAAGGGAAGAAAAAGTTGGCAAACACGTACCAGCTCTTCTATGCTACAGTCCTGAAATAATACATGACACTTGTTCGCAGCTCACTGACCAAGCCTGGGTCCCCTGAGCTGACCTGACTGCCGGGAAGGCTAAGAAATAAGGCAGAACCTGTGGTGAGTGAAAAGTACCTCTGCTCCAACTGCTAAGAATAGCTTTATCCGTGCCAGCTAGTGTTCTAAACTTTTGCTTTTATATTAACTCAGGATCATCAAATCATCATAGCAACTTGACTTTACGGGACATGaggcagagaggttaattaaGGAACCAGCCCAAGAGTGTGTGGTGGTAGAGCTAAGATCTGGACTGGCAATCTGGCTTAGCATCTGTGCTTATCCTCTTGTGCATATGCTCAGTACTGGGCTTCATATTGTACACCTTTTATGTATCTCACCCATGTGACTCTTTTGCCTTTACATTTTTCCCAAATCCTAGGCTGACTGCTCCTCTGGGCAACTACATGTTCTGTGAACCATTTTCTAGTGAGAAGGATGCCCCCAGTATTGCCCATGACAAGGGAAGAAACTCTGACCGTGCCATTTGGTGCCATAACTCAGGCCTGCTCAAGTTCTCCTTGATAGAAGGTACAAACAGCTGACAGTAAAACCAGATCCTGTGTGTAACATCTTCCCAAATTCCCTGAAGATTCACCCCCGACTTTACAAGTGGGAAAACCCCCGAGGTTCTGAAAGGTGATGCAACTTGTCAGAGGCCGTACATTAAAGCTCTGCTTGCTTCTAGTGAGGGAGGCTTCTTATGTGCCGGGCACTCTAAACATTCAAGCTGGGGAGGTTAGGCACTGTAACCCTACCTGTGGATGaggcagctgaggcccagagaggcttaGGgaatgctcaaggtcacagagctggagaTCAGATCAGCCCAGCTGGAGGGAAAACCCACCTCTGCCTCTAGGCTTTTTCTGAGAACTCTGCTAGATGGGTACTCAGGTTCCTATAACCTCATAAAGCTTAGAGCCCTT
The nucleotide sequence above comes from Camelus dromedarius isolate mCamDro1 chromosome 10, mCamDro1.pat, whole genome shotgun sequence. Encoded proteins:
- the ATP6V1G1 gene encoding V-type proton ATPase subunit G 1, yielding MASQSQGIQQLLQAEKRAAEKVSEARKRKNRRLKQAKEEAQAEIEQYRLQREKEFKAKEAAALGSHGSCSTEVEKDTQEKMTILQTYFRQNRDEVLDKLLAFVCDIRPEIHENYRING